Within Odontesthes bonariensis isolate fOdoBon6 chromosome 16, fOdoBon6.hap1, whole genome shotgun sequence, the genomic segment TTTAACACTGAACACATATTAAGGGTTCATGGTGAAATTAGGCTCTGCTTGTTTAGGgctccctcccccccccccccccccccccccccattgcaATTCATGGAGAGCACCACCGACTGTGAGGCAGCGCTGTATTAAAATCTGACTGTGTTCCAGTAGATTTATTTCGTCTTTTGCTGCATTTGCATCTTAACGTGATAATTAAGCTGTGATAGCTTTGAGCTCTTTGCACAGAAACATGTGTGAGCAACCTACATTCACCAAGATCTGCAAATACAGCATGATAAAGATGCACTGCACACATTCTTTATCGTCCTGGTTACAGACTATATAGATTTGAAGCAGATGAAAgggaaaaatgaataaacaaggAGACAAACATGAGTAAATATGTTTATGGTGGATACAAAGACTGGTGGACTCGTGACATTTGAATGGGTTTGACGTCCCTCTCCACCACAGTTATCACAACATTAGTCAGGAGGAACCAGCGTAAATCTGTTTGTTGGCCAGCATCCCTTGACTGTCACTGTGATTTTAGCTGAGATCAGTTCTTCTTCTATCCCTATTTGTCTGTTGACCGCAGAcactgttgttgctgtttgtagTGTTGATAGATGCCATACAGAGAAACGGAGGCAACGCTTCCCCGGAAGCAAACCCCGTGCCGCCGCCGACAGGCTGGAGAGACGAGGACATTGGAAAACAGGAAACCAGTAATGCAACCGGCGATGAAAAGAAGACGTACACCGAAGATCAACGCCAGGGTGTTTCCAGGTGCACAGTCACTGTTTGTTTTGTCACACTGCTGTGACACTCTGACAGCTaccagtcagtggggtcacatggcactgaaaggatcggataattggctaaattacaataagaatgagttgagcaagggtagttatccttggatatatggcggtgaatgaatcaaatcaaactcaggcattggagaaagatggagaacgaagagaaagatgaagctacgtccctctacatttggtctgtgatgagctgcttattgcacaacggagcattctccatcgggttgtttgtttctttctgacggcgacaacaacaggaatatcgtctcctttgacttccgggtcacgaccccgggaaaaaatctggagcatgcgcagaacgcaaagtccaattcaccacgtgcttcagcgtctacaagcaggtttagtttgactttcaaccgagttatctcggggtcttaatccaatccaatttcttgtcagaataaggtgtctacatgaacttaataacgcagtcttattgtaatttagccaataatccgatgctttcagtgccatgtaaccccactgactgtctgCTTCACGTGCTCTGAGTCACCTGAAAGTATGTTTGtactgatctgatctgatcttttTTGTGTCTGATCTGAATCAAAGCTCTGTCCAGGTGCCAATTATTTGATAATGAAACAGTCTGTAATGTATCTGATTATCCTGTCCGCATATCCAGCGCTCCGTCAGCTCTAAAAGTAAAACTGAGGTGAAATTTTAGCATCAACGCAGTGCTCCTGAAAAGCCATTCTCTGGCCTTTTGTCGTGCGCTGGAGATGAAATACTGGCTGTTTAAAGAGTTCTCTGTAAATGCATATCCAACCATCTTCTGTGTGACTGTTGTAACCTTTGAGAGATGGTGTTTTTATTTGCCTGTTTTCATATCCAACATTTGTCATTGCAGGATAAAGAACTGCAAGGACTTCTATGAAATCCTTGGTGTTAGCAAAAATGCCAGCGATGAGGATCTGAAGAAGGCATACAGGAAACTGGCCCTAAAGTTCCACCCAGACAAGAACTTCGCCCCAGGAGCCACAGATGCATTCAAAGGTACTCGTACCAGAGGGAGAAAATATCCAGCTTACTCAATGCTGATCGCATGGGAATCCAGTGCAAAGGGGGGTTAAATGATTCTCCTGGCGACTGTACTCACAGTCATCTCTCTATTATAGTTATCGTATCTAACAGAAGAAACTTACAGTAACATCAGAGGTCGCGATCAGTTCAGGAGCAGCACCCAAACGCTGGAAGTGTCAGGTTTGAACGAGCTTCATTAGGGCAGAGAGCACCATTTTTTCTGTTCCGTCTCTACACTTTTATTACACGACGACCTCTGCATAACTCACCGCTTTAAAAAGTTCCTCATTTTTTTCCTAAGAACCAACTTTCCTACGATCAGGCAGTCTTTCTGGAAGTGGAGAATCCAAAACCAAACTGTACACCGACTAATGACAAGCTCAGAGTACACTAGCTGTGGTCCTATTTAACCCAGCTTCAGTGTATGAATTTTAGGAGGAGCAATCCAGTGAGATCTAATATTTAACCTCCCAAACTCATAGTTCAGATCTGGTATTGTGAGATGAGACGTTACGGTACAATGAGCATCGCAGGAGCACTAACAGTTAGCCTGCCAGCCTTACGGGGGCCATCAATGCTAAATCCTGGCAAAACATGTCAACTTCCGGTTAAATCCAGGCAGCTCAATGATTGGTTAGGGGGAAACGAACACCCTCCCCCACTGAAATCATTTCTAGTGGAGGCCATGTTGGACTAGTTCTGTCTGATATCAGCTGGGATACTTCCAGCCCTGAAGAGGCCGAGCAGAGCAGTTCATGGAAACTCTAcagagctgctgtttacccttttttttaaaggacaGTCCAAGATCCCTGCATCTACCAAGTTGTTGTGCAGCAGTTTCCATATTGTTTAAATGTGCCTCCCTGTTGGATCACCTGAGATCTCATTTTATGGCTCTCTGATGGCTCCTTTTGGTTTAATAATCTTTACTAATTGTGTGTGCATCAAACAAAATCTTCTGTGAAACGTCTCCTAATGTGAAATGCACAGCTATCTTATCTCTGTTAAAGCCAGGATACATGAGAGCAGATGGCCTGACGGTAAATAAGTAAATGCTCAAGGGAATAACTTTAACATATGTTTTCATGATTATTTCAAACGGGTTTGATATGAGCACCTGACACTGTGACAAAGTTTCCTCTGAGGTGCACCTTCGCCGCtgaaaagcaagaaaaaaagctgaaaagggCATCTAAATGTCAGTTAACTGTAGCAAAAAGTTCCTTACAGCGAGCCCTGAACACAGAAGTGACGCATATCTCCCTGTTTTAATTCTGACGTCCACGTTCCTAACGACTCTTTGCCTGAGAATCATCCTATTTTTAGAAATTTACTCAGTGTCTGTAATCCTGTGATAGTAATCTGCGTCGGACAAAATGTCCATTAGGGTTTAGCCCGGAGCCAGCGGGGGGCGTTGCGGGGTCAGACGATGAAAAGGCATGCGTCgggctttgtgtgtgtgaaagctAAACGTTTGCTGTTCCTCCCAACAGCAATAGGCAATGCGTACGCCGTGCTGAGCAACCCAGAGAAGAGGCAGCAGTATGATCAATATGGAGATCAGTCCACAACTCCGAATGCACCCCAACACTCCAGCCACAGTCGCCACGGATACCACAGAAGCTTCCACAGAGACTTTGAGGCTGACATTTCCCCCGAGGAACTCTTCAATATTTTCTTTGGAGGAAGGTTTCCCACAGGTTTGTTGTAAAAGGTTATTTCAGATAAATGGAAGCATATTGGGTTGAGGCTGGTTATAGATGTGATTATTGTTCTCTGTGCCGTTTGGCTCTGCAGGAAATATTCACGTGTACACCAACCAGGGAGCCTCCTACTCTCAGTTCTATCAGCCTCGTCGTCGACGTGCTCACGAAAGGCGcgaggaggtggtggaggacaaCCAGAGTCAGGTCAGTGACTCATCCCGGGTAAACAACCACATTGTTGTGTTGTAGAGATGCTGCATCACTCTCATCACCAACAGGCCCGCAGCACCGCAGCGGGGAAGCATTTTCAACATGAGTACAGCGGAATCAGCCTCCATAAAGTATCTTTCCTGATTTTATCTTCCCACAGAACACCTTCACAGCTCTTCTGCAGCTTCTGCCTGTGCTCGTGTTAATCCTCATATCAGTGTTTACTCAGATGATGGCCACTAACCCGCCCTACAGTCTCTTCTACAAGCCGTGAGTCTGAGAAACCACCATCCCCAACCTGAGGGATTTCAGCAAATCCTCAGGTTCCTCCATGATTAACACCCTTGATCCACTGAAAACGTTTGAAttaagcaggttttttttttttttttttattgctatcAGGGCCATGGGGCTGGTGGTTTCCAGGGAAACGCAGCACATGGGTGTACAATACTACGTGGATAAAAGTTTCGAGAAGGAGTACCGTGGAGCTGCGCTGGAGGAATTAGAGAAAAACATTGAGAGCGACTATATTGAGCACCTGCAGAGCAGCTGTTGGAAGGAGAAACAGCAAAGTAAGAACGTCAGTTTTACTTTAACTCATGAAACATTATATGCTTTaccctattttctgtctgtatgATGCTGCATTTAATGTTCTACTGAAATGTGGCCCAAGTTTTAAATGAGGTCAGCTATGGAAAAGTAAACTCCCTGAACATAAGCCCAAAGCCTCAGGCTGAACGCTGCTGAACTGTCCTGGATTCTGTGTGTGGTCCGAACATTTATCAGGTCAAGTTCTCTCTTCAATCATAAAGAAACGTTTAGAGAAACAGAAAACTGAGTTTCTTTTCTTCAGGTCTGCTTTTTTTTACAAGAAGATGTTTGAACACTTTGATTTAAAAGCTCAAATAATTCAGAGATGAGTGAGATATTTTAATCAACTCGAGTCAGCTCGACCACAACAAAGCgtaaaggaagaagaaaaagaacaacaacaacaaaacataaaaggaagaagaagagcaacaacaaagcgtaaagaaagaagaacaacaacaaagcataaaaggaagaagaacaacaacaaagcgtaaagaaagaagaacaacaacaaagcgtaaagaaagaagaacaacaacaaagcgtaaagaaagaagaacaacaacaaagcataaaggaagaagaagaacaacaaatacaaagcataaaaggaagaagaagaagaacaacaacaaagcgtaaagaaagaacaacaacaaagcgtaaagaaagaagaacaacaacaaagcataaaggaagaagaagaacaacaaatacaaagcataaaaggaagaagaagaagaacaacaacaacaacaaagcgtaaagaaagaagaagaacaaagcATAAAAGGAAGAAGAACAAAGCATAAAGGAAGAAGAAGTACAACAACAAAGGTTAaagaaagaacaacaacaaagcataaaggaagaagaagaacaacaaatacaaagcataaaaggaagaagaagaacaacaacaacaacaaagcgtaaagaaagaagaagaagaacaaagcataaaaggaagaagaagaaagcataaagaaagaagaagaataacaacAAGAACAAAGCATAAAGGAAGAAGAAGTACAACAACAAAGGTTAaagaaagaacaacaacaaagcgtcaaggaagaagaagaacaacaaaTACAAAGCATAAAAGGAAGAAGAACAACAAAGCGTAaagaaagaacaacaacaacaaagcatAAAAGGAAGAAGAACAACAAAGCGTAaagaaagaacaacaacaacaaagcgtaaagaaagaagaagaacaacaaagtataaaaggaagaagaagaagaggttgATGTCGAACTCCGCGGGAGGCCGTACGTGTATTTGTGTCATCCAGTGAATCCAAGTCATTCAGTCTGCGTTCACGTTCAGTGTTTCACCGCCATATTGAACAATTAATTTGACTTTCCCAGTCGTCTGATCCTCCGTTTGAGGAGAAAGTGATTTCCAAACTAAACTGATCCGGGTTCCACTGACTCAGAATGTGGTAAAAGTATTCACACGTTCCTGCATAACTGTCTACTTTCGTGGTTTCACAGGCGTTTAGTCTGCTGAAGCATACGAATAACATACAGCTGTTTGCTCCTTctcaacaaaaacaacactttGTTATCTACTTTTAGTGTGTCCTTCATGCAGATGTCTGTGTTTTAGCACATTTGGAGCATTTATATGAAGCAGATGATGAGTGTGATGTTGAAGAGCTTTAGTTCTTGTTCACCGGTGGGCTCAGACACGTACAAGAATGAGCTTTTAGAGAAATGATGCTAAGCTACTGAAGCAGaatcacatttaaaaacacaaactggAATAAGCAGAACAAGTGAAACCCTAAAAAGAGCAGCAACTTCCTGTCTGTAGTCCCTAGCCGTGTGCACTTTCACCCCTATTACTGAGATTAGCATAAAAAGCTCTGAATAAAAAGACGTCAGTCAGATTAAACCAATCTGATCAGGCTCGatcagaatgaatttaatcatatCTAAAGGGGTGACGTCAGTCTGATCAACACGATAAATGTTCAAACACGTGGAAGTAAGAGGGAGGACGAGCTTCTGGGAGGGAGAAGCACGATGGCAGCAGAGCTTTGAGTTTGATCCACAGGCTCATGGACGAGCTGCTCACGCTGCCTGCTTATGGACAGCAGGAGACGTTGGCCTATGTGTGTCCTGGAGGGGAATGAAAATGGGGAAACAAACAATACATTAAATGCTTAGAGGCATGCAAACACTCCCATAATCCTGATTATTTCAGTCACACTGAAGAAATAtttgttaatgtaaatataaCTACTGTTGCCCAACATCTGGTCTCACCCAGTTCTCAGTTTTCCTTCAAAAACTCCATTTTTCCACATAGATTTGGAGGATCTTAACTAACAAGTTGAGCTGTTTGATGTTTAAAGATGCTGACAGGCGGTTTTTAACCGTTTATGGCCGTAAAACTAGCTGATTCCACACATTTCAGGCTATTAATTGCAGCTACATTACAGATAAATCTCcctttttgtcatttcttttcAGAGTCGGACTTGGCAAACCTCGGACAGCTTTACCGTGACGACCGGTTGAAGCAGAAGGCGGAGTCCATGAGGCTGGACAACTGTGAGAAGCTGCAACGATTGGTTGGGCGTCTGAGAGCCAAATGAGGACTGACTGAGAGGAGGAAAGTTGGGGAAGTGTGTAAACTATCCAAATCTAGCCACTTTGTAAAGAAATCACTTTGGGTACAGCGCGGTCAGCGGGAGAATGCGCCGCTGGAGACAATGTGCCTTCTCTCCTCGTCGGCGGTAGAAACTAGAGTTGCGTGTTGGCTGCTGACGCCGGCTGTGGCGGTAGCAGCAAGTGCAAACTCACTGTGGCAGCGTGGATGACATCCCGGAGCCTTCAAACTTTCTTATAGAAATGGCATGACGTATGCAGTCTCCCTTCGGGGTCACAGAGGCCGCAGTGTGTTCACGCGTACATGTTCTGTTTGTTCCGGTTtagtagtttatttatttttggatgtGTTTGTGGCCTCGCTGACGTCCTTAGATGTATTTATTTAGCAGTTAACGGAGTGAATGTTAGCTGAGCCATCTTAGCTCATAATCTTTCTGTAGGAAATAAGTACAGTGACCCAAATAAGACTGCAGTGTTTGGACaaatctgagctcagctgcGCTGCGAAGTGACACGGTGCAGCACGAGGACCTTTTTACGCATGATTACAACAGACAAATCGGACTATTTGACCTCCTTATTTGACCTCCTGCATCACAGTGAGGGTACAGCAGACCAAAAAAATGACCACAGTTTTTCCAGTCGTGGTTACTTGCCTGCAGCTCTCCGCATTACCGCTCTCATAAGCGTTTAAAGCTTCGGTCATTCAGCTTCTGAGGCCGCACTTTGGATGTGTCCAGTTTAAACCGACTTCCCAGTAATGCTCCTGCGTACGTATAGTGTTTCCTGGCTGATACCCTGttggcagtgtgtgtgtgggggggggcttTAACGAAAAACCATGCACAAGCTTGATTTAGTTTTTAAGAAATGGTTTTAAACTTAAATTTGTAAGTGTTTTCTAAACCCTGCACCCTTAGTCTGTACAGATCTTTTATAAAGAAGGGAAATTTAACCTTAAATAGATGTAATCAGATGGGTGTAaatcctcccccccccccccagttagttttctgttgttgttgggATGAAATGTTGAGAAATAgggagttttttcctcttttttttttaaacttatccCAGAGCACACACCCCACATACAGACATTAATGCTTGTTGTCGTGCACTAGGTCTGCCAAACTGCCTTAGCTGTTCTCATCCTAGTAGAATATTCAGGTTAATCTCAAGCACTTTTCAGTTAGTATTCACTCCTGTGCTCCATATTGTTCCTGTTGCATGCACCCCAGCGAGtgttctgtttagtttttttttcctcgggGCGAAGCACATCTTAAAGACCCTCCCGACTC encodes:
- the dnajc18 gene encoding dnaJ homolog subfamily C member 18 — encoded protein: MDKEEADRLIEKAKLCLRSGRKDRALQLLYEAQNIYPSTRARVLIDAIQRNGGNASPEANPVPPPTGWRDEDIGKQETSNATGDEKKTYTEDQRQGVSRIKNCKDFYEILGVSKNASDEDLKKAYRKLALKFHPDKNFAPGATDAFKAIGNAYAVLSNPEKRQQYDQYGDQSTTPNAPQHSSHSRHGYHRSFHRDFEADISPEELFNIFFGGRFPTGNIHVYTNQGASYSQFYQPRRRRAHERREEVVEDNQSQNTFTALLQLLPVLVLILISVFTQMMATNPPYSLFYKPAMGLVVSRETQHMGVQYYVDKSFEKEYRGAALEELEKNIESDYIEHLQSSCWKEKQQKSDLANLGQLYRDDRLKQKAESMRLDNCEKLQRLVGRLRAK